The following coding sequences are from one Streptomyces sp. NBC_00536 window:
- a CDS encoding ATP-binding cassette domain-containing protein — MDDMMIEVQDVSKAFGATRALDGVSLGAERGTVLGLLGHNGAGKTTLVNILSTLALPTAGRALVAGLDVTRDAEEVRRRIGLTGQYAAVDETLSGRDNLILIARLLGASRAQAAVRADELLEVFDLTGAASRKAKTYSGGMRRRLDLAAGLVGHPDVIFLDEPTTGLDPAARRALWEIVKVLVKDGTTVLLTTQYLDEADYLADSITVLAAGRVIASGTADELKARIGRRSVSVTVRGETDRPRAAEALTGAGFSPAHEDDGLVLTMPVMDSTDLARVVRATDEAGVDLAGLAFAEPSLDDVYMALNHSTGR; from the coding sequence ATGGACGACATGATGATCGAAGTCCAGGACGTATCGAAGGCATTCGGCGCGACCAGGGCGCTCGACGGCGTCAGCCTCGGCGCCGAGCGGGGGACGGTGCTGGGCCTCCTGGGCCACAACGGCGCCGGGAAGACCACGCTCGTCAACATCCTGAGCACGCTGGCGCTCCCGACCGCGGGCCGGGCCCTGGTCGCCGGACTCGACGTCACCCGGGACGCGGAGGAGGTCCGCCGGCGCATCGGGCTCACCGGCCAGTACGCGGCGGTGGACGAGACCCTCTCGGGGCGCGACAACCTCATCCTCATCGCACGGCTGCTCGGCGCGTCCCGCGCCCAGGCCGCGGTCCGCGCCGACGAACTGCTGGAGGTCTTCGACCTCACGGGCGCCGCGAGCCGCAAGGCGAAGACCTATTCGGGTGGCATGCGCCGCCGCCTGGACCTCGCGGCCGGCCTGGTCGGGCACCCCGACGTCATCTTCCTGGACGAGCCCACCACCGGCCTCGACCCCGCGGCGCGGCGCGCCCTCTGGGAGATCGTCAAGGTCCTCGTCAAGGACGGCACCACGGTCCTGCTGACCACGCAGTACCTCGACGAGGCCGATTACCTGGCGGATTCGATCACCGTGCTGGCGGCGGGCCGGGTCATCGCGTCCGGCACCGCCGACGAGCTGAAGGCCCGGATCGGACGGCGCAGCGTCTCCGTCACGGTGCGCGGCGAGACGGACCGCCCGCGGGCCGCCGAGGCCCTGACGGGGGCCGGTTTCTCCCCCGCCCACGAGGACGACGGGCTCGTCCTGACGATGCCCGTCATGGACTCCACCGATCTGGCCCGCGTCGTCCGGGCGACGGACGAGGCGGGTGTGGACCTCGCCGGACTGGCCTTCGCCGAACCGTCCCTCGACGACGTGTACATGGCCCTGAACCATTCCACCGGACGCTAG
- a CDS encoding sensor histidine kinase, translating into MSSDTRHRLRGLGPSVLCAVLGAGALTAALLAAPAAGWRAVLPMAVAVVAALALTCFPARVPLAATATAVAVTSALGTAAQVPPPAGTQPGPAGLLALVEAAALLVLVLLLARRAPARQAVVLGSVTGLLESTVVLRLQLPPTFLEAAAQSAFFGLGAIGAAAVGGYLRTLESRRLRAVRDARRTQRLQLARDLHDFVAHDVSGIVVLAQAAQVVGATQPERILPLLAQIEAAGLQALGSMDRTVHMLDGADAGSAGGRAGEGQPQAYGLADIVDVIDRFRAAGRAEVDLDIDLSPAHVARVPREAASTAHRAVVEALTNIRRHAPTTPLVRVRVLPDLSGPVPVLAVSVTNGPPSLQDGGQGERVRRGGGSGLAGLAERAAALGGTLDFGVRPDGGWRTSAALPIPE; encoded by the coding sequence ATGTCCTCCGACACACGACACCGGTTACGCGGCCTCGGTCCCAGCGTCCTCTGCGCGGTCCTGGGAGCGGGCGCCCTGACGGCCGCCCTCCTCGCCGCCCCCGCGGCGGGCTGGCGGGCCGTCCTGCCCATGGCCGTGGCGGTCGTCGCGGCGCTCGCCCTGACCTGTTTCCCCGCCCGGGTCCCGCTCGCGGCGACGGCCACGGCCGTGGCCGTGACCTCGGCGCTGGGGACGGCCGCGCAGGTCCCGCCGCCCGCCGGGACGCAGCCCGGTCCGGCGGGCCTCCTCGCCCTGGTCGAGGCGGCCGCCCTGCTGGTGCTCGTCCTCCTCCTGGCGCGGCGCGCTCCCGCCCGGCAGGCCGTCGTGCTCGGCTCGGTGACCGGGCTGCTGGAGTCGACGGTCGTCCTGCGCCTCCAACTGCCGCCGACCTTCCTGGAAGCCGCCGCGCAGAGCGCCTTCTTCGGGCTCGGCGCCATCGGGGCCGCCGCGGTGGGCGGCTACCTGCGCACGCTGGAGTCCCGCAGGCTGCGCGCGGTGCGCGACGCCCGCCGCACCCAGCGCCTGCAACTGGCCCGGGACCTGCACGACTTCGTGGCCCACGACGTCTCGGGCATCGTGGTGCTCGCCCAGGCCGCGCAGGTGGTGGGCGCCACCCAGCCGGAGCGGATCCTGCCGCTGCTGGCGCAGATCGAGGCCGCGGGGCTCCAGGCGCTGGGTTCCATGGACCGTACGGTGCACATGCTCGACGGCGCCGACGCCGGATCGGCGGGCGGCCGCGCCGGTGAAGGCCAGCCGCAGGCGTACGGGCTGGCGGACATCGTGGACGTCATCGACCGCTTCCGGGCCGCGGGGCGGGCCGAGGTCGACCTCGACATCGACCTGTCGCCCGCTCATGTCGCCCGGGTCCCCCGGGAGGCGGCGAGCACCGCCCACCGGGCGGTCGTGGAGGCGCTGACCAACATCCGCCGGCACGCGCCGACCACTCCGCTGGTCCGCGTCCGGGTGCTGCCCGACCTCTCCGGACCCGTCCCCGTACTGGCCGTGTCCGTGACCAACGGTCCCCCGTCGCTCCAGGACGGGGGGCAGGGAGAGCGGGTCCGCCGCGGCGGCGGTTCGGGCCTCGCGGGCCTCGCCGAACGCGCCGCGGCGCTCGGCGGCACCCTCGACTTCGGCGTACGGCCCGACGGCGGGTGGCGTACGTCCGCCGCGCTGCCCATCCCGGAATAG
- a CDS encoding prephenate dehydrogenase — protein sequence MRTAAVIGTGLIGTSIALALTRRGVAVHLDDADTTAARAAEALGAGSLEAPRAPVDLAVIAVPPARIGAVLARCQREGLAHSYTDAASVKVRPHADLRAAGGDPAAYIGGHPLAGGERSGPLAARADLFEGRLWVLTPSSLTDRSALNRGLELVSLCGGVPVLMDTASHDRAVALTSHAPHLISALLAARLRDAEGEHVRVSGQGLRDVTRIAAGEPGLWGDILEANAEEVAEVLEAYAADLGRTITALRALRGAGAPERAAGAAALAEVLRCGNEGRSRVPHKQGGGPAVHIAVPVAIPDQPGALARLFSTVSDAGVNIEDVRIDHSVDRPSGLVELLVEQSSAGHVRAVLDANGWALAGTS from the coding sequence ATGAGGACCGCCGCCGTCATCGGGACGGGGCTGATCGGCACCTCCATCGCCCTCGCGCTGACCCGGCGCGGCGTGGCCGTCCACCTCGACGACGCGGACACGACGGCGGCCCGGGCGGCGGAGGCGCTGGGGGCCGGTTCCCTGGAGGCGCCCCGCGCGCCGGTGGACCTGGCCGTCATCGCGGTGCCGCCCGCCCGCATCGGCGCCGTGCTCGCCCGCTGCCAGCGCGAGGGCCTGGCCCACAGCTACACCGACGCCGCGAGCGTCAAGGTCCGGCCGCACGCGGACCTGCGGGCCGCGGGGGGCGATCCGGCCGCCTACATCGGCGGGCATCCTCTGGCGGGCGGCGAGCGCTCCGGGCCGCTGGCCGCACGGGCCGACCTCTTCGAGGGCCGGCTCTGGGTCCTGACCCCCTCGTCCCTCACCGACCGCTCGGCGCTCAACCGGGGCCTGGAGCTGGTCTCGCTGTGCGGCGGGGTGCCGGTCCTCATGGACACCGCCTCGCACGACCGCGCCGTCGCGCTGACCTCGCACGCCCCGCACCTGATCTCGGCGCTGCTGGCCGCACGGCTGCGGGACGCGGAGGGCGAGCACGTCCGGGTCTCCGGTCAGGGGCTGCGGGACGTCACCCGCATCGCGGCGGGCGAACCCGGGCTGTGGGGCGACATCCTGGAGGCGAACGCCGAGGAGGTGGCGGAGGTCCTGGAGGCCTACGCCGCCGATCTGGGCCGGACCATCACCGCGCTGCGCGCCCTGCGCGGCGCGGGAGCCCCCGAACGCGCCGCGGGGGCGGCCGCGTTGGCGGAGGTCCTGCGGTGCGGCAACGAGGGGCGCTCCCGGGTCCCGCACAAGCAGGGCGGCGGGCCCGCCGTCCACATCGCGGTGCCGGTGGCGATCCCCGATCAGCCCGGGGCGCTGGCCCGGCTGTTCTCCACGGTCAGCGACGCCGGGGTCAACATCGAGGACGTCCGCATCGACCACTCCGTCGACCGGCCCAGCGGTCTGGTCGAGCTGCTGGTGGAACAGTCCTCGGCCGGGCACGTGCGCGCGGTCCTGGACGCCAACGGGTGGGCCCTCGCGGGGACCTCATAG
- a CDS encoding NYN domain-containing protein, with amino-acid sequence MPHTATGTATETRTGETSPDSVPRRRWWSRWPDWAGYLAVVWSALYGAAALYWSLGGDAYPFEKVRNDRSSGSLLEPSRAAVVAPALAVFCALGVAAGILMLKNRGTGRFRTALLAYGWTAGIALTFLIPDYSLLGLLVFSPVLLVFAFTGVPGPQDMGDILYWHRGNLMIVFLGGLLWIAATLAHQRRTNGSCAHCGRAPHGGGAGNDPARLRTWGTRAVYLAVLSTLPYDITRIAWYFGWPLGITDAFLKEMQDTPNMLEMGLGLGVLSTLGSLLMHGLVARWGEVWPRWVWFKKGRTIHPATAVIPATVIAVVLVPAGVMAVRAFEAASWGITGPAILWVVWGAALGAATYLYHLRRRGQCRSCARQ; translated from the coding sequence ATGCCGCATACAGCCACCGGCACAGCCACCGAAACGCGTACCGGGGAAACCTCCCCGGATTCCGTGCCCCGCCGCCGCTGGTGGTCCAGGTGGCCGGACTGGGCCGGGTACCTGGCGGTCGTGTGGTCGGCGCTCTACGGGGCGGCGGCGCTGTACTGGTCCCTCGGCGGGGACGCGTACCCCTTCGAGAAGGTCCGCAACGACCGCTCGTCGGGATCGCTCCTGGAGCCGAGCCGGGCCGCGGTGGTCGCCCCCGCGCTGGCCGTGTTCTGCGCCCTCGGCGTGGCCGCCGGAATCCTGATGCTGAAGAACCGCGGGACCGGCCGGTTCCGTACGGCCCTGCTCGCCTACGGGTGGACGGCCGGCATCGCCCTGACCTTCCTGATCCCCGACTACTCGCTGCTCGGCCTGCTGGTGTTCTCGCCGGTCCTGCTCGTCTTCGCCTTCACCGGGGTGCCGGGCCCGCAGGACATGGGCGACATCCTGTACTGGCACCGCGGCAACCTGATGATCGTCTTCCTCGGCGGGCTGCTGTGGATCGCCGCGACGCTCGCCCACCAGCGGCGCACCAACGGGAGCTGCGCGCACTGCGGCCGGGCCCCGCACGGCGGCGGCGCCGGGAACGACCCGGCCCGGCTGCGCACCTGGGGAACCCGGGCGGTGTACCTGGCCGTCCTCTCGACCCTCCCGTACGACATCACCCGCATCGCCTGGTACTTCGGCTGGCCGCTCGGCATCACCGACGCCTTCCTCAAGGAGATGCAGGACACGCCCAACATGCTGGAGATGGGCCTCGGGCTGGGCGTGCTGTCGACCCTGGGCAGCCTGCTGATGCACGGGCTGGTCGCCCGGTGGGGCGAGGTCTGGCCGCGCTGGGTGTGGTTCAAGAAGGGCCGCACGATCCACCCGGCGACCGCCGTCATCCCGGCCACGGTCATCGCGGTCGTGCTCGTCCCCGCCGGCGTGATGGCCGTACGCGCCTTCGAGGCCGCCTCGTGGGGGATCACCGGCCCCGCGATCCTCTGGGTGGTCTGGGGCGCCGCCCTCGGCGCCGCCACCTACCTGTACCACCTGCGCCGCCGCGGCCAGTGCCGCAGCTGCGCCCGGCAGTGA
- a CDS encoding ABC transporter permease encodes MTITTSRPAGRAARAAAAAPPPRFGGTGVLKQIYVLSGRSLRALREPALVLPGALEPILMLTVFSQVFKSVSQTTAFPAGVSYIDYLLPAFLVTGSISAGLKSGVALTTELNNRIIARFKAMPVHTASILIGRSIADTVLNTVNMLVMLVAAALVFGFDPAGGIPGALGAVLVAVVLGWSLGWVFMALSAWLRRPEALQPIGGIINMVLLFASNAFVPADGLPGWLKGFAEVNPMSHAITAARDLAFGEPHLSTVLAPLGICLVVVALTAPLAIRSFRKVS; translated from the coding sequence ATGACCATCACCACCAGCCGGCCGGCCGGCCGGGCGGCCCGCGCGGCCGCCGCCGCACCGCCCCCGCGCTTCGGCGGGACCGGCGTGCTCAAACAGATCTACGTCCTGTCGGGCCGGTCGCTGCGCGCCCTGCGCGAGCCCGCGCTGGTCCTGCCGGGCGCCCTGGAACCCATCCTGATGCTGACGGTGTTCAGCCAGGTGTTCAAGAGCGTCTCCCAGACCACCGCGTTCCCCGCCGGGGTCAGCTACATCGACTACCTGCTGCCCGCCTTCCTCGTCACGGGCTCGATCAGCGCGGGGCTCAAGTCGGGCGTGGCCCTGACCACGGAGCTGAACAACCGCATCATCGCCCGCTTCAAGGCGATGCCCGTCCACACCGCGTCCATCCTGATCGGCCGGAGCATCGCCGACACCGTGCTCAACACGGTCAACATGCTGGTCATGCTGGTGGCCGCGGCGCTGGTCTTCGGGTTCGACCCGGCGGGCGGCATCCCCGGCGCGCTGGGCGCGGTCCTGGTCGCCGTGGTGCTCGGCTGGTCGCTGGGCTGGGTGTTCATGGCCCTGTCCGCGTGGCTGCGCCGGCCGGAGGCGCTCCAGCCCATCGGCGGCATCATCAACATGGTGCTGCTCTTCGCCTCGAACGCCTTCGTGCCCGCCGACGGGCTGCCGGGCTGGCTCAAGGGCTTCGCCGAGGTCAACCCCATGTCCCACGCCATCACCGCGGCGCGCGACCTGGCCTTCGGCGAGCCGCACCTCAGCACCGTCCTGGCTCCGCTGGGCATCTGCCTGGTGGTCGTGGCCCTCACCGCGCCCCTGGCGATCCGCAGCTTCCGCAAGGTCTCGTGA